One window of the Gemmatimonadaceae bacterium genome contains the following:
- a CDS encoding tyrosine-type recombinase/integrase produces MPPRGPYLNGTRYWANLPGLGRRPLVPPGAKLATDNFDVAAKLYADQIAKIETDRRNAALGIETRQDIHPATYAVRYLDARRQECRENRGLRADAPLPKTDKERMDRTWYAINLCLNRPALAKVESLRAITRPVADKLAHDLKTSVRTKQGNLLRPATVRRMLMELSGMLTAAIADEYLESNVLWGNKKVPKPKRRTALNSQKYLTRHEVRPLLDAVRYSSRNPWAVELATTLFYTGARLSEITGLLVSDIDVTQRRVSIREREEDEHDVKTEGSQRESPLWPRLARVLEASLAQVPRNPNGLLFPAPGTEMLPLAEQRPMQRLRGTLRSAAKRTKLKKPIGHHTARHSYISGRQEMVELDVLGVERPVPTSYIAREVGHTTEDQIRTTYGHLPKTGVRQTLLDWGEADPVPYMARYRAERARLARRRARHEARQAA; encoded by the coding sequence ATGCCCCCGCGCGGTCCGTACCTCAACGGAACCCGATACTGGGCCAACCTCCCGGGCCTCGGGCGGCGGCCCCTGGTCCCGCCCGGCGCGAAGCTGGCGACGGACAACTTCGACGTGGCCGCGAAGCTGTACGCCGACCAGATCGCCAAGATCGAAACCGACCGCCGCAACGCCGCTCTGGGCATCGAGACCCGCCAGGACATTCACCCGGCGACGTATGCGGTCCGGTACCTCGACGCGCGCAGACAGGAGTGCCGCGAGAATCGGGGGCTACGCGCGGACGCGCCATTGCCCAAGACGGATAAGGAGCGCATGGACCGCACCTGGTACGCGATCAACCTGTGCCTCAACCGGCCCGCACTCGCCAAGGTGGAGTCATTGCGGGCGATCACGCGACCGGTCGCGGACAAGCTGGCCCATGATCTGAAGACGTCGGTGCGGACAAAGCAGGGGAACCTCCTGCGCCCCGCGACCGTGCGCCGCATGCTCATGGAGCTGAGCGGCATGCTCACCGCGGCGATCGCCGACGAGTACCTCGAGAGCAACGTGCTCTGGGGGAACAAGAAGGTCCCCAAGCCGAAACGCCGGACCGCGCTCAACTCGCAGAAGTACCTCACCCGGCACGAGGTGCGGCCCCTGCTCGACGCGGTGCGCTACTCCAGCCGGAACCCGTGGGCCGTGGAACTGGCGACGACGCTCTTCTATACCGGCGCGCGCCTGTCGGAGATCACGGGTCTACTCGTCAGCGACATCGACGTCACGCAGCGGCGGGTCAGCATCCGCGAACGCGAGGAGGACGAGCACGACGTGAAGACCGAGGGCTCCCAGCGCGAGAGTCCGCTGTGGCCGCGTCTCGCCAGAGTGTTGGAGGCGTCGCTCGCCCAGGTTCCGCGAAACCCCAACGGGCTCCTTTTCCCCGCCCCGGGCACCGAGATGTTGCCGCTGGCCGAGCAGCGCCCGATGCAACGGCTGCGCGGCACGCTGCGGTCAGCGGCGAAACGCACCAAGCTGAAGAAACCAATTGGGCACCATACCGCCCGCCACAGCTACATCTCGGGGAGGCAGGAGATGGTCGAACTCGATGTGCTGGGAGTGGAGCGGCCCGTACCTACGTCGTACATCGCGCGGGAAGTGGGACACACGACTGAAGACCAGATCCGAACGACGTACGGCCATCTCCCCAAGACTGGGGTCCGGCAGACGCTACTCGACTGGGGGGAGGCCGACCCGGTACCATATATGGCGCGGTACCGGGCCGAGCGGGCACGTCTCGCTAGGCGTCGCGCCAGGCACGAAGCGCGTCAAGCGGCGAG
- a CDS encoding response regulator transcription factor — MRVLIVEDDPELSRALRDGFRDRRIEAITAGTFVEGRERALLGTHDVIVLDVMLPGGSGFDLCAELRSRGCTTPILMLTARDAVDDRVRGLEAGADDYVPKPFAFRELVARVRALARRGPALVPDQVRVADLEVDLGTRRVRRAGRAIELTAKEFALLEVFVRHADQVLDRAAITAHVWDENHDPFTNVLEVLVRRLRRKIDDDFEPKLIHTLRGAGYRFGP; from the coding sequence GTGCGCGTGCTGATCGTGGAGGACGATCCGGAGTTGTCGCGTGCCCTGCGCGACGGGTTCCGCGATCGGCGGATCGAGGCGATCACGGCGGGGACATTCGTCGAGGGACGCGAGCGGGCGTTGCTCGGCACGCACGACGTGATCGTGCTCGACGTGATGCTCCCGGGCGGCTCGGGGTTCGATCTGTGCGCCGAACTCCGGTCGCGCGGGTGCACCACGCCGATCCTGATGCTCACGGCGCGAGACGCCGTGGATGACCGCGTGCGGGGGCTCGAGGCGGGCGCCGACGACTACGTGCCCAAGCCGTTCGCCTTCCGCGAGCTGGTGGCGCGGGTGCGAGCGCTGGCGCGGCGCGGTCCGGCGCTGGTGCCCGACCAGGTGCGCGTGGCCGATCTCGAAGTGGACCTCGGCACGCGCCGCGTGCGTCGTGCCGGCCGCGCGATCGAACTCACCGCCAAGGAGTTCGCGCTGCTCGAGGTGTTCGTCCGCCACGCCGACCAGGTGCTGGATCGGGCCGCGATCACGGCCCACGTGTGGGACGAGAATCACGATCCGTTCACCAACGTGCTGGAGGTGCTGGTGCGGCGCCTGCGGCGCAAGATCGACGACGACTTCGAGCCCAAGCTCATCCACACGCTACGCGGGGCCGGCTACCGCTTCGGGCCCTGA
- a CDS encoding ATP-binding protein, with product MTLQPLSALRLRLTAWYVLTLGAILVLLGSGLFFVIRHQFARQLDVSLREATVALMGAAQIREQERGSTEGAVVDAVDELHIPDRELYLMDSTGAPVKPPTVDDWIRDAAHTAAVRGETDLWRHARHGRTLRLHAQRFRLKSGAVMVAVAVADQLELEDQYAALIVAFGGAALAALVLVAAGGYFLSRKSTAPVERNIAYMRRFMADAAHELRTPITVMRTTAEVSLQQDRAADAYRGALGVVEREAERLGGIVDDLLTLARADAGERPVRRTRVFLDDIVLDAAGAARTLAAAKGVSLDVGTFEETALDADATLIRQLVMNLLHNAVKFTPEGGRVRVDVTTQDGRPTLVVEDTGIGIAPEHLPHVFERFFRSDPARARAEGSGLGLAIAAWIADTHDAEIRLASTPGVGTRVTVTFARSARAPVSSS from the coding sequence ATGACGCTCCAGCCCCTCTCCGCGCTGCGGCTTCGCCTCACGGCCTGGTACGTGCTCACGCTGGGCGCGATCCTGGTGTTGCTCGGGTCCGGTCTGTTCTTCGTGATCCGCCACCAGTTTGCCCGGCAGCTCGACGTGTCGCTGCGCGAGGCCACGGTGGCGCTCATGGGCGCCGCGCAGATCCGCGAGCAGGAACGCGGATCCACCGAAGGCGCGGTGGTGGATGCGGTGGACGAATTGCACATCCCCGATCGCGAGTTGTACCTGATGGACAGCACGGGCGCCCCCGTCAAGCCGCCGACGGTGGACGACTGGATTCGCGACGCCGCGCACACGGCGGCGGTTCGTGGCGAGACTGATCTCTGGCGCCACGCGCGGCACGGCCGCACGCTCCGCCTGCACGCCCAGCGGTTCCGCCTCAAGAGTGGCGCGGTGATGGTGGCGGTGGCGGTGGCCGACCAACTGGAGCTGGAGGATCAGTACGCGGCGCTCATCGTCGCGTTCGGCGGGGCGGCGCTGGCGGCGCTCGTGCTCGTGGCGGCGGGCGGCTATTTCCTGTCGCGCAAGTCCACGGCGCCGGTGGAGCGGAACATCGCCTACATGCGACGGTTCATGGCCGACGCGGCGCATGAACTGCGCACGCCGATCACCGTGATGCGGACCACGGCCGAGGTGTCGCTGCAGCAGGACCGCGCGGCGGACGCATATCGCGGCGCGTTGGGCGTGGTGGAGCGGGAAGCCGAGCGGCTGGGCGGCATCGTGGACGACCTGCTCACGCTGGCCCGCGCCGACGCCGGCGAGCGGCCGGTGCGCCGCACGCGCGTGTTCCTCGACGACATCGTCCTCGACGCCGCGGGCGCGGCGCGGACGCTGGCCGCGGCCAAGGGCGTATCGCTCGATGTCGGCACGTTCGAGGAGACGGCGCTCGACGCCGACGCCACCCTCATCCGCCAACTGGTGATGAACCTGCTGCACAACGCGGTGAAGTTCACGCCCGAGGGCGGGCGCGTGCGCGTGGACGTGACGACGCAGGACGGGCGGCCCACGCTCGTGGTGGAGGACACGGGCATCGGCATCGCCCCCGAACACCTCCCCCACGTGTTCGAGCGGTTCTTCCGCAGCGATCCGGCCCGCGCCCGCGCCGAGGGCTCGGGGCTGGGCCTGGCGATCGCGGCCTGGATCGCCGATACGCACGACGCCGAGA